The following proteins are co-located in the Gordonia polyisoprenivorans genome:
- a CDS encoding 5-oxoprolinase/urea amidolyase family protein — MTACEILRAGPFTTVQDWPGRTGYWKVGVPPSGPMDDLSFRLANQAVGNPDSAAGLEATMAGPRLRFDEPTVVAVTGAPAFITVDGTPAAQWVPLHLEAGQVLDIGTVGTVGLRVYVAVAGGIDVEEYLGSRSTFTMGRFGGKDGRTLADGDSLTIGPAGSGPITRILTDEIPALTNSWELAVTVGPHSAPEFFTAADIDDLMSTGYEVHFNSDRTGIRLIGPQPRWARSDGGEAGLHPSNIHDNAYSVGALDFTGDTPILLGPDGPSLGGFVCPVTVVAAERWKLGQLKPGDTVRFVAVRSRAAASPSSLGRDRRASFPHVLSTGGDADHGILGRTTTADGTTEVTYRRSGDDNILVEYGDMRLDLELRARVHALSERIAAERPRGLIDLTPGIRSLQVKADPDVWSQTSMLQWLSECEAQLPSADDLVVPSRVVDLPLSWDDPATREAIERYMLGVRSDAPWCPWNIEFIRRMNGLDSVDDVHRIVFDAEYLVLGLGDVYLGAPVAVPLDPRHRLVTTKYNPARTWTPENAVGIGGAYLCIYGMEGPGGYQFVGRTTQVWNHRHPQTAPGFDPEHPWLLRFFDRIRWYPVSAEELLDMRADVAAGRGDSVRITDGMFSLSAHQQFLDAHADEIDATRGAMESARAEERERWSQRGEFAA; from the coding sequence ATGACCGCGTGCGAGATCCTGCGTGCCGGACCGTTCACCACGGTCCAGGACTGGCCCGGCCGCACCGGCTACTGGAAGGTCGGGGTGCCGCCGTCGGGGCCAATGGACGATCTGTCGTTCCGGCTTGCCAATCAAGCGGTCGGCAATCCCGACTCGGCCGCAGGCCTCGAGGCCACGATGGCCGGCCCCCGACTGCGCTTCGACGAACCCACCGTCGTCGCCGTCACCGGTGCACCGGCGTTCATCACCGTCGACGGAACACCTGCTGCACAATGGGTTCCGCTGCACCTGGAGGCCGGGCAGGTCCTCGACATCGGAACCGTGGGGACCGTTGGTCTGCGCGTGTACGTCGCAGTCGCCGGCGGCATCGACGTCGAGGAGTACCTCGGCAGCCGGTCCACCTTCACGATGGGCCGATTCGGCGGCAAGGACGGACGGACCCTCGCCGATGGCGACTCACTGACGATCGGGCCCGCCGGATCGGGGCCGATCACCCGGATTCTCACCGACGAGATCCCCGCGCTGACCAATTCGTGGGAACTCGCGGTGACCGTCGGCCCGCACTCCGCGCCGGAGTTCTTCACCGCCGCCGATATCGACGACCTGATGTCGACCGGCTACGAGGTGCATTTCAATTCCGACCGCACCGGCATCCGTCTGATCGGTCCCCAACCGCGGTGGGCGCGCAGTGACGGCGGCGAAGCCGGCCTGCACCCGTCCAACATCCACGACAACGCGTATTCGGTGGGCGCACTGGACTTCACGGGGGACACCCCGATCCTGCTCGGGCCCGACGGCCCGTCTCTGGGCGGGTTCGTCTGCCCGGTCACCGTTGTCGCTGCCGAACGATGGAAGCTCGGGCAGCTCAAGCCCGGCGACACGGTGCGCTTCGTCGCGGTGCGCTCGAGGGCCGCGGCGTCTCCGTCGTCGCTCGGCCGCGACCGTCGCGCGAGTTTCCCGCATGTCCTTTCCACCGGCGGCGACGCCGACCACGGCATCCTCGGGCGCACGACGACCGCCGACGGCACCACCGAGGTGACCTATCGGCGCAGCGGCGACGACAACATCCTCGTCGAATACGGCGACATGCGACTGGATCTGGAGCTGCGGGCCCGCGTGCATGCGCTCAGTGAACGCATCGCCGCCGAACGGCCGAGGGGGCTCATCGACCTCACCCCGGGTATTCGTTCATTGCAGGTCAAGGCCGACCCGGACGTGTGGTCGCAGACCTCGATGCTGCAGTGGCTCAGCGAATGCGAGGCACAACTCCCGTCCGCCGACGACCTGGTGGTTCCGAGCCGGGTGGTGGATCTGCCGCTGTCGTGGGACGATCCGGCGACGCGTGAGGCCATCGAGCGGTACATGCTCGGCGTGCGCTCCGATGCGCCGTGGTGCCCGTGGAACATCGAGTTCATCCGACGGATGAACGGGCTCGACTCGGTCGACGACGTCCACCGCATCGTCTTCGACGCCGAGTACCTCGTACTCGGCCTGGGCGACGTGTATCTCGGTGCACCCGTGGCGGTTCCGCTGGATCCCCGTCACCGGTTGGTGACCACCAAATACAATCCGGCGCGTACCTGGACCCCGGAGAACGCCGTCGGCATCGGTGGCGCCTACCTGTGCATCTACGGGATGGAGGGCCCCGGCGGCTACCAGTTCGTCGGCCGCACCACCCAGGTGTGGAACCACCGCCACCCGCAGACCGCACCCGGCTTCGACCCGGAGCACCCGTGGCTGCTGCGCTTCTTCGACCGCATCCGCTGGTATCCGGTGAGCGCCGAGGAACTCCTCGACATGCGCGCCGACGTCGCCGCGGGCCGCGGCGACTCCGTCCGCATCACCGACGGTATGTTCTCGTTGTCGGCACACCAACAGTTCCTCGACGCGCACGCCGACGAGATCGACGCCACCCGCGGGGCGATGGAGAGTGCGCGCGCCGAGGAACGCGAACGCTGGTCGCAGAGAGGGGAATTCGCCGCATGA
- a CDS encoding DUF3558 domain-containing protein: MKRRNRLRAVLVLLIVTVVAVVAAGCSRSVDGTPLSVQQANSQGGDQSGNVDTDQYDQLTLECQILRTDQIAKAVGGTGADAIFFGANCRWYVDGPVAAYVTFNWFEWGTVNVEKDTAKKLGYTTDNVKVASQAAFTSTDPRRPAVCGVTTRAPSRGVYSFWVEPVGGAAAADPCAAPTKLMELVLGGGQ, translated from the coding sequence ATGAAGCGCCGCAACCGACTTCGCGCCGTGCTGGTCCTGCTGATCGTGACAGTGGTGGCCGTCGTCGCCGCCGGATGCTCACGATCAGTGGACGGAACGCCGTTGTCGGTGCAGCAGGCCAACTCCCAGGGCGGAGACCAGTCCGGCAACGTCGACACCGATCAATACGATCAGCTCACCCTCGAGTGCCAGATCCTGCGCACCGACCAGATCGCCAAGGCGGTCGGCGGTACGGGCGCCGATGCCATCTTCTTCGGGGCGAACTGCCGGTGGTACGTCGACGGCCCGGTGGCGGCGTACGTGACCTTCAACTGGTTCGAGTGGGGCACCGTCAACGTCGAGAAGGACACCGCGAAGAAGCTCGGGTACACCACCGACAACGTCAAGGTCGCCAGCCAGGCCGCCTTCACCTCGACCGACCCGCGCCGGCCCGCGGTCTGCGGGGTGACCACCCGGGCGCCGAGTCGCGGCGTCTACTCGTTCTGGGTCGAGCCGGTGGGCGGCGCGGCCGCTGCGGACCCGTGTGCCGCGCCGACGAAACTGATGGAATTGGTACTCGGCGGCGGCCAGTAA
- a CDS encoding DUF3558 family protein yields the protein MASTRVDSWIWAVRLTKTRSAAGAACRGGHVRVNDVTAKPAQQVTVGDRVQVRLAGRERIVEVTKLISKRVSAPAAAECYIDHSPPPPPREILASQPRRDRGAGRPTKRERRDLDKFRGGAGFLGLTAALAVLLVLLGACSSDSDDSSAPTRNTPQAPGPAGGGPYFGECGGVTTDEVGKITNFGGLSLVVDNPSVCEWSSGPSRTGAVASFNWYRGSPIGRERATEQLSRESTKDIDINGHKGFIASDPGICEIGIQFGADFFEWSVSSGTGVAGTTPTDPDAICAAARQLSTMSIERAK from the coding sequence GTGGCGTCCACCCGCGTCGACAGCTGGATCTGGGCAGTGCGTCTCACCAAGACGCGATCGGCGGCAGGTGCCGCCTGCCGCGGCGGTCATGTGCGGGTCAACGACGTCACGGCCAAACCCGCCCAGCAGGTCACCGTCGGCGACCGCGTGCAGGTGCGACTGGCCGGGCGCGAACGCATCGTCGAGGTCACCAAGCTGATCAGCAAACGGGTATCGGCGCCGGCGGCGGCCGAGTGCTACATCGACCACAGCCCGCCACCGCCGCCGCGCGAGATCCTGGCCAGCCAGCCGCGCCGCGATCGCGGCGCGGGTCGCCCCACCAAGCGAGAGCGGCGCGACCTCGACAAATTCCGCGGTGGCGCAGGCTTTCTCGGGCTGACCGCGGCACTCGCGGTGCTCCTGGTCCTCCTGGGTGCGTGCTCGTCGGATTCCGACGACTCGTCTGCGCCGACCCGCAACACCCCGCAGGCCCCGGGGCCGGCCGGTGGTGGGCCGTACTTCGGCGAGTGCGGGGGCGTCACCACCGACGAGGTCGGCAAGATCACCAACTTCGGCGGCCTGTCCCTCGTCGTCGACAATCCGTCTGTGTGCGAATGGAGTTCGGGTCCCAGTCGCACCGGCGCGGTGGCGTCGTTCAACTGGTACCGGGGCTCGCCGATCGGTCGTGAACGGGCCACCGAACAACTGTCCCGGGAATCGACCAAGGACATCGACATCAACGGGCACAAGGGTTTCATCGCCTCCGACCCGGGCATCTGCGAGATCGGTATCCAGTTCGGCGCCGACTTCTTCGAATGGTCGGTCAGCTCCGGGACCGGCGTCGCGGGCACCACGCCGACCGACCCCGACGCAATCTGCGCCGCCGCGCGTCAGCTGTCGACGATGTCGATCGAGCGTGCGAAATGA
- a CDS encoding DUF4188 domain-containing protein, translating to MTAREARRMTNKTPPEGTTLFLIGMSMPRLRHAGAWLAVFLAMPRMLVYLKRNPEAGLLSGRLYVGASIMVVSYWRSAEDIRRFAADARAPHLLAWRWFNKRFADRNAVGIWHETYVIGEHETITSGMPPWGLAEAVGAVPVGLGTKTAAQRSRHNVAEMSHSV from the coding sequence ATGACCGCACGCGAGGCTCGACGCATGACCAACAAGACCCCGCCCGAGGGCACGACGCTGTTCCTCATCGGCATGAGCATGCCGCGGCTCCGGCATGCCGGGGCGTGGCTTGCCGTCTTCCTCGCCATGCCACGAATGTTGGTGTATCTCAAGCGAAACCCCGAGGCGGGACTGCTGTCGGGCAGGCTGTACGTCGGGGCGTCGATCATGGTCGTGTCGTACTGGCGAAGTGCCGAAGACATCCGCCGGTTCGCCGCCGACGCCCGGGCGCCACATCTGCTGGCATGGCGATGGTTCAACAAGCGCTTCGCCGACCGCAATGCCGTCGGCATCTGGCACGAGACCTACGTGATCGGTGAACACGAGACGATCACCAGTGGCATGCCGCCGTGGGGTCTGGCCGAAGCGGTGGGTGCTGTGCCGGTGGGACTGGGAACCAAGACCGCCGCGCAGCGCAGCAGACACAACGTGGCCGAGATGTCGCACTCGGTCTGA
- a CDS encoding TetR/AcrR family transcriptional regulator — MADMARPKIHDDDLRKRLVDEATAIVETDGLGTLSVRSVARAASTSTTAVYSLFGSKDDLTRAVLVRALRDFAAAQRDARTEEPIGHVTALGTAYVGWALDNPRLYELMFGLSALGIEATEETITAGAEAFAPLHEAVTMAIASGMFRPADPTTVTASLWAQVHGASLLLLAGLFPDGADPVLAISAIVDGWRASAMGDD, encoded by the coding sequence ATGGCGGATATGGCAAGACCCAAGATCCACGACGATGACCTCCGCAAGCGCCTTGTCGACGAGGCCACCGCGATCGTCGAGACGGACGGGCTCGGGACGCTCTCGGTGCGATCGGTGGCGCGCGCGGCGTCGACGTCGACCACCGCGGTGTACTCACTGTTCGGCAGCAAGGACGACCTCACCCGAGCGGTGTTGGTGCGCGCTCTGCGTGACTTCGCAGCGGCGCAACGCGACGCGCGAACCGAGGAGCCGATCGGCCACGTCACCGCGCTCGGAACCGCTTACGTCGGTTGGGCTTTGGACAACCCTCGACTTTACGAGCTGATGTTCGGCCTGAGCGCACTCGGTATCGAGGCGACCGAGGAGACCATCACGGCCGGCGCCGAGGCCTTCGCCCCGCTGCACGAGGCGGTGACGATGGCCATCGCCTCGGGCATGTTCCGGCCGGCCGACCCGACGACGGTCACCGCGTCGTTGTGGGCGCAGGTACACGGCGCGTCACTACTCCTTCTCGCGGGCTTGTTCCCCGACGGCGCCGACCCCGTCCTCGCCATCTCGGCCATCGTCGACGGGTGGCGAGCGAGCGCGATGGGTGACGATTGA
- a CDS encoding urea amidolyase associated protein UAAP2, producing MTTTLDPTLDPTTAPAAEIALVPGEVILDEIVGERGPWSGIVTAGDVLTIVDLHGNQAVDTLFYGAHDHTIRYSAQATIAAQGNIFLTTGTVIRDQESAPMMTIVADEVGNHDTLGGACSQESNTLRYGHHTKHQHACVENFLIGGARHGLGKRDLVGNINFFMNVPVDPDGSLGIVDGLSAPGRRLALRAEADTLVLVSNCPQINNPCNGFDPTAVRVVVTR from the coding sequence ATGACCACCACACTCGATCCGACCCTCGACCCGACGACGGCACCGGCCGCCGAGATCGCACTCGTTCCCGGCGAGGTGATCCTCGACGAGATCGTCGGCGAACGCGGCCCCTGGTCGGGAATCGTCACCGCCGGTGACGTTCTCACCATCGTCGATCTGCACGGCAACCAGGCCGTCGACACCCTCTTCTACGGCGCCCACGATCACACGATCCGCTACAGCGCACAGGCCACGATCGCCGCGCAGGGCAACATCTTCCTGACCACCGGAACGGTGATAAGGGACCAGGAATCGGCACCGATGATGACCATCGTCGCCGACGAGGTCGGCAATCACGACACCCTCGGCGGCGCCTGCTCGCAGGAATCGAACACGCTGCGTTACGGACACCACACCAAACACCAGCACGCGTGCGTGGAGAACTTCCTGATCGGCGGCGCACGGCACGGGCTGGGCAAACGCGACCTCGTCGGCAACATCAACTTCTTCATGAACGTGCCCGTCGACCCCGACGGCTCGCTCGGCATCGTCGACGGCCTGTCGGCACCGGGCCGCCGGTTGGCGTTGCGGGCGGAGGCCGACACCCTCGTGCTGGTCAGCAACTGCCCACAGATCAACAACCCGTGCAACGGTTTCGACCCGACCGCGGTGCGTGTGGTGGTGACCCGATGA
- a CDS encoding TetR/AcrR family transcriptional regulator, whose product MSRTAPPRGTGPGRPRLTEPKRRGATAREEILDAAGELFVRHGYSGTSTRMIADAVGIRQASLYHYFKNKDDILAALLDTTVVGSLETARELLDSDAPALDRLLELARIDAQQLVDARWNLGSLYLLPEVADDRYAHFRSARQELAGAYESLAAEALDDPTDMRRLLPFRLVESVIMLRSDEQRGELGDHTVAALIDTIVGAIRVLLAAP is encoded by the coding sequence ATGTCCCGTACCGCGCCACCCCGCGGCACCGGCCCCGGGCGGCCCCGCCTGACCGAGCCCAAGCGGCGCGGAGCCACCGCACGCGAGGAGATCCTCGACGCCGCCGGCGAGTTGTTCGTCCGACACGGCTACAGCGGTACCTCGACGCGGATGATCGCCGACGCGGTCGGGATTCGGCAGGCCTCGCTCTACCACTACTTCAAGAACAAGGACGACATCCTCGCCGCGTTGCTGGACACAACCGTCGTCGGATCGCTCGAGACCGCACGCGAGCTACTCGATTCCGACGCACCCGCCCTCGACCGGCTCCTGGAACTGGCACGCATCGACGCCCAGCAACTGGTCGACGCACGCTGGAATCTCGGCTCGCTCTACCTGCTACCCGAGGTTGCCGACGATCGATACGCCCACTTCCGTTCCGCCCGACAGGAATTGGCCGGAGCGTACGAGTCGCTGGCCGCCGAGGCGCTCGACGACCCCACCGACATGCGCCGACTACTTCCCTTCCGCCTCGTCGAATCGGTCATCATGCTGCGTTCCGACGAGCAACGCGGCGAACTCGGTGATCACACCGTCGCCGCGCTCATCGACACCATCGTCGGTGCGATCCGCGTGCTGCTCGCTGCGCCGTGA
- a CDS encoding urea amidolyase associated protein UAAP1, protein MNATATTAGARAHARAQATTLTDSMPVVPATGWPHPPAAVDAADLTWAETVPGGRYTTKVLSRGSRLRLRDITGTACAHLLAWRADAPHERLNVADTVKVPWQAYLTTGHPLLSDQGRVLATVVADDSRHHDALCGTSTLAGNIAKYGAGSPHSGSPAGREMLVLAAAKNGLTPTDVAPSLSFFHGVTVDADGSLRSTGSAGADTSVELIFHLPCIVALANTAHPLDPATDFEAGPLEVLAWRATADLEVLIADAERRDPEYQRAVANSEDAHRATHF, encoded by the coding sequence ATGAATGCCACCGCAACCACCGCCGGCGCCCGCGCGCACGCCCGGGCCCAGGCCACCACCCTGACCGACTCGATGCCGGTGGTGCCCGCCACCGGATGGCCGCACCCGCCCGCCGCCGTCGACGCCGCCGACCTCACCTGGGCCGAGACCGTCCCGGGCGGTCGCTACACCACCAAGGTGCTCTCCCGAGGAAGCCGACTTCGCCTGCGCGACATCACCGGAACCGCCTGCGCGCATCTGCTGGCGTGGCGCGCCGACGCCCCGCATGAACGCCTGAACGTCGCCGACACCGTCAAGGTGCCGTGGCAGGCCTACCTCACCACCGGGCACCCGCTGCTCAGTGACCAGGGTCGGGTGCTGGCCACCGTCGTCGCCGACGACAGCCGTCATCACGACGCGCTCTGCGGCACCTCGACGCTCGCCGGAAACATCGCCAAATATGGTGCCGGGAGCCCGCATTCGGGCAGCCCGGCGGGACGCGAGATGCTTGTGCTGGCCGCCGCCAAGAACGGGTTGACACCCACCGACGTGGCACCGTCGTTGTCGTTCTTCCACGGCGTCACCGTCGACGCCGACGGCTCGTTGCGATCCACCGGGTCGGCGGGCGCGGATACGTCGGTGGAGCTGATCTTTCATCTCCCGTGCATCGTCGCCCTCGCCAACACCGCCCACCCCCTCGACCCCGCGACGGATTTCGAGGCCGGCCCGCTCGAGGTGCTCGCCTGGCGCGCGACCGCCGACCTCGAGGTACTCATCGCCGACGCCGAGCGCCGCGACCCCGAGTATCAACGGGCCGTCGCCAACAGCGAAGACGCCCACCGCGCCACCCATTTCTGA
- the atzF gene encoding allophanate hydrolase has product MTRIDDLYARIAEADRPEVFITLRPHTQVAAEYAESLAAGGPLAGIVLAVKDNVDVAGVPTTAACPGYAYTPDTDAPAVAALRAAGAVVIGKTNLDQFATGLVGTRSPHGAVRDSRRPDRISGGSSSGSAVAVALGFADIAIGTDTAGSGRVPAALQGIVGVKPTLGVVSTTGVVPACADHDVVTIFAADLDTADRAMAAMADACGPRPFGGHVAFAAPETPVLAVPEQLPELDAAWRAAFGEAVARAEDAGFRVKTIDVSAFLAAATLLYDDALVAQRYDAVGEFLSGLADPVAAGVDPTVAAIITGADRFSAVDLLRARRRLADLRERAMREWGDADALMVPTAPRHPQIDEVTADPIGVNSAMGTYTNFCNLLDLCAVAVPAGTLDKPDCSTAQFGITLLGKAHHDAAIMDLARRFRGDRLPRAAWPESHAGGVELAVFGAHMRGGPLTHELSGRGARWAGEVLTAPNYRLVKLDTVPPKPGLIRDPECGAPIHGERWILSASALGEFLAALPEPMMLGRVELSDGRWVVGFGCAADAGAEGERLDRDRW; this is encoded by the coding sequence ATGACACGCATCGACGATCTCTACGCACGTATTGCCGAGGCCGACCGGCCGGAGGTCTTCATCACGCTGCGACCGCACACGCAGGTCGCCGCCGAGTACGCCGAGTCGCTCGCCGCGGGCGGGCCGCTGGCCGGAATCGTGCTGGCGGTCAAGGACAACGTCGACGTCGCCGGTGTGCCGACGACCGCGGCGTGTCCCGGTTACGCCTACACCCCCGACACCGATGCCCCGGCGGTCGCCGCGTTGCGCGCGGCGGGTGCCGTGGTGATCGGCAAGACCAACCTGGACCAGTTCGCGACCGGGCTGGTCGGTACGCGCAGTCCCCATGGTGCGGTGCGGGATTCGCGTCGTCCCGACCGCATCTCCGGTGGATCGAGTTCCGGGTCGGCGGTCGCGGTGGCGTTGGGTTTCGCCGACATCGCCATCGGTACCGACACCGCCGGGTCGGGCCGAGTCCCCGCGGCGCTCCAGGGCATCGTCGGGGTCAAGCCGACCCTCGGGGTGGTGTCCACGACGGGCGTGGTGCCGGCCTGCGCCGATCATGACGTCGTCACGATCTTTGCCGCCGACCTCGACACCGCCGACCGTGCGATGGCGGCCATGGCCGACGCGTGCGGCCCCCGGCCGTTCGGCGGGCACGTTGCTTTCGCCGCGCCCGAGACGCCGGTACTCGCCGTCCCGGAACAACTTCCCGAACTCGACGCCGCGTGGCGGGCTGCGTTCGGCGAAGCGGTCGCACGTGCCGAGGACGCCGGTTTCCGGGTGAAGACCATCGATGTGTCGGCCTTCCTCGCCGCCGCCACACTGCTCTACGACGACGCACTCGTCGCCCAGCGCTACGACGCGGTGGGTGAATTCCTCTCCGGGCTCGCCGATCCGGTGGCCGCGGGCGTCGATCCGACGGTCGCGGCGATCATCACCGGTGCCGATCGGTTCAGCGCCGTCGACCTGCTGCGGGCACGCCGCCGACTGGCCGACCTGCGCGAGCGCGCGATGCGCGAGTGGGGTGACGCCGACGCGCTGATGGTGCCGACGGCGCCGCGCCACCCCCAGATCGACGAGGTGACCGCCGATCCGATCGGCGTCAACTCGGCGATGGGTACCTACACCAATTTCTGTAACCTCCTCGATCTGTGCGCGGTCGCCGTGCCGGCCGGTACTCTCGACAAACCAGACTGCAGTACAGCGCAATTCGGGATCACGCTGTTGGGCAAGGCGCATCACGATGCGGCGATCATGGATCTCGCCCGTCGGTTCCGCGGTGATCGCCTGCCGCGTGCGGCGTGGCCGGAATCGCACGCCGGAGGCGTGGAATTGGCGGTCTTCGGTGCGCACATGCGGGGAGGTCCGCTCACCCACGAGCTGTCCGGGCGTGGTGCCCGGTGGGCCGGAGAGGTGCTCACCGCACCGAACTATCGTCTGGTGAAGCTCGACACCGTACCGCCCAAGCCGGGGCTCATCCGAGATCCGGAGTGCGGTGCGCCGATTCACGGAGAGCGGTGGATACTCTCCGCCTCGGCCCTGGGCGAGTTCCTCGCCGCCCTGCCCGAACCGATGATGCTGGGTCGGGTCGAGCTGTCCGACGGTCGATGGGTCGTCGGATTCGGCTGCGCGGCCGACGCAGGCGCGGAAGGGGAGAGGCTCGATCGCGATCGGTGGTGA
- a CDS encoding amino acid permease, giving the protein MTMTAHSSPEPTPTPASPSSGAGDSDDLLELGYDQQLHRSLGKFASFAAGFSFVSILTTIFQLFGLGFGFGGPAFFWTWPIVYGGQFLVALCFAEIAARYPISGAIYQWSRRMGGEVVGWFGGWFMMIAQIVTAAAAAIALQVVLPAVWTGFQIIGDDPTLTSTSGAANAVLLGSVLLVAVTAINCVGVRWMSRVNNIGVTCELVGVTAVVLALFTHAKRGPDVVFDTGLPGQQPGYIWAFIVSGLMAAYVMVGFGSAGELAEETRNPRRVAPRTIRMALTVSAIGGGLMLLGALMAAPTLGDELATGGLPYVLDSVLGGFWGKVLLCDVAVAIFICTLAIQTACSRLMFSMARDGRLPFSSRLAHVNSRTGTPIAPSILIGLLCVATLLVNVGNPAIFATLASVCIILIYLAYLAVTGPMLYRRLQGWPKGTVEVDAEGKKLFGLGRFGIVVNLGAVIYGALMVVNLAWPRTEIFDPAGDMPILRWAGPISIAITVLVGIACYPRGKEHPKPVTPIGRAATSRQTSDIATVD; this is encoded by the coding sequence ATGACCATGACCGCTCACTCATCCCCGGAGCCCACCCCGACTCCCGCCTCACCGTCGTCGGGCGCAGGTGACTCCGACGACCTCCTCGAGCTCGGCTACGACCAGCAGCTGCACCGCTCGCTGGGTAAGTTCGCCTCGTTCGCGGCCGGCTTCTCATTCGTCTCGATCCTCACGACCATCTTCCAATTGTTCGGTCTCGGTTTCGGATTCGGCGGGCCCGCCTTCTTCTGGACCTGGCCCATCGTCTACGGCGGCCAGTTCCTGGTGGCGTTGTGCTTCGCCGAGATCGCCGCCCGCTACCCGATCTCGGGTGCGATCTACCAGTGGTCGCGCCGAATGGGTGGAGAAGTCGTCGGCTGGTTCGGCGGGTGGTTCATGATGATCGCGCAGATCGTCACCGCCGCCGCGGCCGCGATCGCCCTGCAGGTCGTCCTGCCCGCCGTGTGGACCGGTTTCCAGATCATCGGCGACGACCCCACGCTCACCAGCACCTCCGGTGCGGCGAATGCCGTCCTGCTCGGTTCGGTGCTGCTGGTGGCCGTCACCGCGATCAACTGCGTCGGGGTGCGGTGGATGAGCCGCGTCAACAACATCGGCGTGACCTGTGAGCTCGTCGGCGTCACCGCCGTGGTGCTGGCCCTGTTCACCCACGCCAAGCGCGGCCCCGACGTCGTCTTCGACACCGGGCTGCCCGGACAGCAACCCGGCTACATCTGGGCGTTCATCGTCTCGGGTCTGATGGCCGCATATGTGATGGTCGGCTTCGGGTCGGCAGGCGAGCTCGCCGAGGAGACCCGCAACCCCCGACGGGTCGCACCGCGCACCATCCGGATGGCGCTGACCGTCTCGGCGATCGGTGGTGGCCTGATGCTTCTGGGCGCGCTGATGGCTGCTCCGACACTCGGTGACGAACTCGCGACCGGCGGCCTGCCCTACGTGCTGGATTCGGTGCTCGGCGGTTTCTGGGGCAAGGTCCTGCTGTGCGACGTCGCGGTGGCGATCTTCATCTGCACCCTGGCCATCCAGACCGCGTGTTCGCGGTTGATGTTCTCGATGGCCCGCGACGGCCGGTTGCCCTTCTCCTCGCGACTGGCACATGTCAACTCCCGCACCGGAACCCCCATCGCGCCGTCCATCCTGATCGGGCTGCTCTGCGTCGCGACCCTGTTGGTCAACGTCGGCAACCCGGCGATCTTCGCGACCCTCGCGAGTGTCTGCATCATCCTGATCTACCTGGCCTACCTCGCGGTCACCGGACCGATGCTGTATCGACGCCTACAGGGCTGGCCGAAGGGGACCGTCGAGGTCGACGCCGAGGGCAAGAAGCTGTTCGGGCTCGGGCGATTCGGCATCGTCGTGAATCTCGGAGCGGTGATCTACGGGGCACTGATGGTCGTGAACCTCGCCTGGCCGCGCACCGAGATCTTCGACCCCGCAGGTGACATGCCGATCCTGCGGTGGGCCGGCCCGATCTCGATCGCCATCACGGTCCTCGTCGGAATCGCCTGCTACCCCAGGGGAAAAGAGCATCCCAAGCCGGTCACACCCATCGGCCGAGCCGCAACCAGCCGCCAGACCAGCGACATCGCCACCGTCGACTGA
- a CDS encoding MarR family transcriptional regulator: protein MAGRSMRFDPIAEAKDNWASAGWGDVADGMVAVTSVMRAHQILLARVETALRPYDLTFSRFELLRLLAFSRHGALPITKASDRLQVHVTSVTHAIRRLEEAKLVRRLPHPTDGRTTLVEITDLGRSTVEDATTTLNREVFADVGMDRDEIRGLVGAIHSLRHHAGDF from the coding sequence ATGGCAGGCCGGAGCATGCGTTTCGATCCCATCGCCGAGGCGAAGGACAACTGGGCCTCGGCCGGATGGGGTGACGTCGCCGACGGAATGGTCGCGGTCACCTCGGTGATGCGCGCCCACCAGATTCTCTTGGCGCGCGTCGAGACAGCCTTGCGCCCTTACGATTTGACGTTCTCTCGCTTCGAGTTGCTCCGTCTGCTCGCGTTCTCGCGGCACGGCGCCCTGCCGATCACCAAGGCCAGCGACCGACTCCAGGTCCACGTCACCAGCGTCACCCACGCGATCCGTCGACTCGAGGAGGCGAAGCTGGTCCGGCGCCTGCCCCATCCCACCGACGGACGCACCACACTGGTGGAGATCACCGACCTGGGGCGCTCCACCGTCGAAGACGCCACGACGACACTCAATCGCGAGGTGTTCGCCGACGTCGGCATGGACCGCGACGAGATCCGCGGCTTGGTCGGTGCCATCCACTCGCTGCGTCATCACGCGGGGGATTTCTGA